A single Carnobacterium alterfunditum DSM 5972 DNA region contains:
- a CDS encoding metallophosphoesterase: MKIGVLSDLHIDTNQKKLTGEETFSEIVSKQISQQQIDLMLIAGDISSDYLVSQQFLDEVTNKSGIPVLFVPGNHDFWSLKNGETDTKKIYRFFKNQTNSLLNKPYILNDEWAIVGNAGWYDHGYGDQTKYTQAEFNEMTLRFGTWQDKRYVHWGEENRETAQWMLDKIESDLQSVGKRKIILMTHVVTHPKFVVSLPHKIYDYFNAFLGSSSYEKLYQTYPIAYSIMGHVHYRKTLVDNQVNYICACLGGSKHWLTKDPAAEISKAIVVFQLPEK, encoded by the coding sequence ATGAAAATTGGTGTATTATCAGATTTGCATATTGATACCAATCAGAAAAAACTAACTGGAGAAGAAACGTTTTCAGAAATTGTTAGTAAACAAATCAGTCAGCAGCAGATCGATTTGATGCTGATTGCTGGCGATATCAGCAGTGATTATTTAGTATCACAACAGTTTCTAGATGAAGTGACCAATAAAAGCGGTATTCCTGTTTTATTTGTCCCAGGGAATCACGACTTTTGGTCGTTAAAAAATGGAGAAACAGATACGAAAAAAATCTACCGATTTTTCAAAAACCAAACGAATAGTTTGTTAAATAAACCGTATATTTTGAATGATGAATGGGCAATTGTTGGAAATGCTGGATGGTATGACCATGGCTACGGAGATCAAACAAAATATACACAAGCAGAATTTAATGAAATGACATTAAGATTTGGGACATGGCAAGACAAGCGTTATGTTCATTGGGGAGAAGAAAATAGGGAGACTGCTCAATGGATGCTGGATAAGATAGAATCAGATCTTCAGTCAGTTGGGAAACGAAAGATCATCTTAATGACGCATGTGGTTACTCATCCAAAATTCGTCGTTTCTTTGCCACATAAAATTTATGACTATTTCAATGCTTTTCTAGGAAGTTCTTCATATGAAAAGCTGTATCAAACATACCCGATCGCTTACAGTATTATGGGACATGTCCATTATAGGAAAACTTTAGTGGACAACCAAGTAAATTACATCTGCGCTTGTTTGGGTGGATCTAAACATTGGCTGACCAAAGATCCAGCAGCAGAAATCAGTAAAGCGATAGTGGTATTTCAATTGCCAGAAAAGTAA
- a CDS encoding Tex family protein, producing the protein MTETNESIVLDLLKNELKSYSKKQLTTVLDLLAEGNTVPFIARYRKEMTGTLDEVQIREIEERHNYLTNLEKRKNDVLRTIEEQGKLTPELEEEIKKAAKMQLVEDLYRPFKQKRRTKATIAKESDLEPLAEWLLSFPNDNVQAEAEKYINKENKVATSEDALTGAHEILAEQIGDEPRYRTWIREYSAKNGAITAKVKKVEKDEKGTFEMYYDYSEPLSKVASHRVLAMNRGEKEDILKISFVLDENKIHEYLEKQLIKQPKSTAAPLIKAAYEDSYKRFIGPSIEREIRAELTETAGEQAIHIFGENLRNLLLQAPLKGKILLGLDPAYRTGCKLAVIDPTGKVLSIDVIYPHKPAGVNARAEAAVKFKELVESYQVEMIAIGNGTASRESETFVAENLKEMGRQVFYVIVNEAGASVYSASKTAREEFPDLQVEQRSAVSIARRLQDPLAELVKIDPKSVGVGQYQHDVSQKKLEERLDFVVETAVNQVGVNVNTASAPLLQHVAGLNKTTATNVVAYREENGRFESRAQLKKVSRLGPKAYEQAVGFLRIIGGKNVLDNTGIHPETYKEAKQIIELAGLALSDVGSMEAKKVLEKMDLAVLTDQVGLGKETVKDMVQALSKPGRDLRDELAAPLLRTDVLSMEDLIPGMELEGTVRNVVDFGAFVDIGVKQDGMVHISKLSKGYVQHPTNVVSVGDVVTVWVDNVDLKKGRIALTMLKPKEQK; encoded by the coding sequence ATGACTGAAACAAATGAATCGATTGTATTAGATTTACTAAAAAACGAATTGAAAAGCTATTCTAAAAAGCAATTAACAACGGTCTTAGACTTACTAGCTGAAGGCAACACTGTCCCTTTTATAGCCCGATACCGCAAAGAAATGACTGGGACTTTGGATGAAGTCCAAATACGCGAAATAGAAGAACGTCATAATTACCTAACGAATTTAGAAAAAAGAAAAAATGATGTTTTAAGAACGATTGAAGAACAAGGGAAATTAACTCCAGAACTTGAAGAAGAAATAAAAAAGGCAGCAAAAATGCAGCTAGTGGAAGATTTGTATCGTCCATTTAAACAAAAACGTCGTACAAAAGCAACGATTGCAAAAGAAAGTGATTTAGAACCATTAGCAGAATGGCTGTTGTCTTTTCCAAACGACAATGTACAAGCGGAAGCAGAAAAGTATATCAATAAAGAGAATAAAGTTGCAACAAGTGAGGATGCATTAACTGGAGCACACGAAATTCTGGCGGAACAAATCGGAGATGAACCTAGATATCGGACTTGGATCCGTGAGTATAGTGCTAAAAATGGGGCTATCACAGCTAAAGTTAAAAAGGTAGAAAAAGATGAAAAAGGAACTTTTGAGATGTATTATGACTACAGTGAACCGTTGTCAAAAGTAGCTTCACATCGTGTTTTAGCCATGAATCGTGGCGAAAAAGAAGATATTCTGAAAATTTCTTTTGTTTTGGATGAAAATAAAATCCATGAGTATTTAGAAAAACAATTGATCAAGCAGCCAAAATCAACAGCTGCACCGCTTATAAAGGCAGCTTACGAAGATAGTTATAAGCGATTTATCGGACCATCGATCGAACGTGAGATCCGTGCTGAATTAACTGAAACAGCAGGAGAACAAGCCATTCATATCTTTGGCGAAAATTTACGCAATTTACTATTGCAAGCACCGCTAAAAGGTAAAATTTTATTAGGTTTGGATCCAGCATACCGCACAGGGTGTAAGTTAGCTGTTATTGATCCTACAGGTAAAGTATTATCGATCGATGTGATTTATCCGCATAAGCCGGCAGGTGTAAACGCACGTGCTGAAGCAGCTGTTAAATTCAAAGAATTAGTTGAGTCTTACCAAGTTGAAATGATTGCAATTGGAAATGGGACCGCTAGTCGTGAATCTGAAACATTTGTTGCTGAAAACTTAAAGGAAATGGGACGACAAGTTTTCTATGTTATTGTAAATGAAGCAGGTGCATCGGTCTATTCAGCCAGTAAAACAGCTCGAGAAGAATTTCCTGATTTACAAGTTGAGCAAAGAAGTGCCGTTAGTATCGCACGTCGTTTGCAAGATCCATTAGCTGAGCTTGTTAAAATCGATCCTAAATCGGTTGGAGTGGGTCAATATCAGCATGATGTTTCTCAAAAAAAATTAGAGGAACGACTTGATTTTGTAGTAGAAACGGCCGTTAACCAAGTTGGGGTAAATGTAAATACTGCCAGTGCACCTTTATTGCAACACGTAGCAGGATTAAATAAAACGACCGCAACGAATGTAGTGGCTTATCGTGAAGAAAATGGCCGGTTTGAGAGCCGTGCTCAATTGAAGAAAGTTTCTCGCTTAGGTCCAAAAGCTTATGAACAAGCAGTCGGGTTCTTGCGCATCATTGGTGGGAAAAATGTATTAGATAACACTGGGATTCATCCTGAAACCTACAAAGAAGCAAAACAAATTATTGAATTAGCAGGATTAGCTTTGTCAGATGTAGGTAGTATGGAAGCCAAAAAAGTTCTAGAAAAAATGGATCTAGCAGTATTAACTGATCAAGTTGGTCTAGGTAAGGAAACGGTAAAAGATATGGTGCAAGCTTTGTCAAAACCTGGCCGTGACTTACGTGATGAATTAGCTGCACCATTGTTGCGCACAGATGTCTTAAGCATGGAAGATCTAATACCAGGTATGGAATTAGAAGGTACTGTCAGAAATGTTGTTGATTTTGGCGCCTTTGTAGACATAGGGGTTAAACAAGACGGGATGGTCCACATTTCTAAACTAAGCAAAGGGTACGTCCAACATCCAACAAATGTTGTTTCAGTCGGAGATGTTGTAACTGTTTGGGTCGATAACGTGGATCTGAAAAAAGGACGAATTGCTCTAACGATGTTGAAACCAAAAGAACAAAAATAG
- a CDS encoding SprT family protein yields MNQDELQVLVEKISRDCFGLPFQHQAVFNNRLRTTGGRYHLNSHNLDFNPKILETFGTGEFLGVIKHELCHYHLHLLGKGFQHKDKEFKWLLAEVGGSRFVKSLNEKAKPVKKRILYQCQGCSQFIYRQRKVNTQKYVCGQCKGKLTHIEI; encoded by the coding sequence ATGAATCAAGACGAACTACAGGTATTAGTGGAAAAGATATCACGCGATTGCTTTGGGCTGCCTTTTCAGCATCAAGCAGTATTTAATAATCGTTTGCGTACAACAGGGGGACGTTACCATTTAAATTCCCATAATCTAGATTTCAATCCTAAAATTCTTGAAACCTTTGGAACAGGTGAATTTTTAGGAGTGATCAAGCATGAACTTTGCCATTATCATCTGCATTTATTGGGCAAAGGCTTTCAACATAAAGACAAAGAATTTAAATGGTTATTAGCAGAAGTCGGTGGTTCGAGATTTGTAAAATCATTAAACGAGAAGGCTAAACCAGTAAAGAAAAGAATCCTTTATCAATGTCAAGGTTGTTCACAGTTTATCTATCGACAGCGTAAAGTTAATACTCAAAAGTACGTTTGTGGCCAATGCAAAGGAAAGTTAACGCATATTGAGATTTGA
- a CDS encoding glycosyl hydrolase family 28-related protein, with protein MDQEQIIQQKLTSIFPAYGSPIKKLEAVDKTEKLFRTLTGSLAKQKSSWLSVNALSYEKNDFMTEPPVLVSKAGNVFPLWKMVLDFEMTWLKKRTKTVSILDYGAVGDGKKDCTKSFEKAISKGFRRVVIPPGEYIVRGIELPSHTELIGSGINQTVLILHQNAPKKTRLITNKHHLNGDHHIYIEGMSLDWNVKRLSSTEKTASGGTYSSGITLAQVTYAMIRNVNITDPGLHGVDVTATLYNYAGDGRRANGGSRYVWIDQIKTSGFGDDGITTHHSDYIFISNSYAHHPSGRSHKKGYSNSNGIEVDDGSQHVTLVNNHTAFCFGGIEIKAHETSSAASDIQIIGHLSEHDNRSYNFRHIGHHQGDDAYSKTAFGIRGTFLAACYPQLTELYTASTPRALVISAYQKVAIHHFFAVTKQEDRSDKIALSIQYRAGEVAIKEVRLKNYEQAIKSVRIGKETGRVYMD; from the coding sequence ATGGATCAAGAACAAATCATTCAGCAAAAATTAACGTCTATTTTCCCTGCATATGGCAGCCCGATAAAAAAATTAGAAGCTGTTGATAAAACGGAAAAACTTTTCCGAACTTTAACAGGAAGTTTGGCAAAACAAAAATCCAGTTGGTTAAGCGTAAATGCACTCAGCTATGAGAAAAACGATTTTATGACAGAACCACCAGTTTTAGTAAGTAAAGCAGGAAATGTTTTTCCTCTTTGGAAAATGGTATTGGATTTTGAAATGACTTGGTTAAAAAAAAGGACAAAAACAGTTTCTATTCTTGATTATGGTGCAGTGGGAGATGGGAAAAAAGATTGCACAAAATCCTTTGAAAAAGCTATTTCCAAGGGATTTAGACGTGTGGTCATACCTCCTGGAGAATACATTGTTAGAGGGATAGAACTCCCTTCTCATACTGAATTGATCGGAAGCGGCATAAATCAGACCGTTCTTATTTTGCATCAGAATGCTCCAAAAAAAACACGTTTGATCACCAACAAGCATCATTTAAATGGGGATCATCATATTTATATCGAAGGAATGAGTTTAGATTGGAATGTCAAAAGATTGAGCAGCACTGAAAAAACTGCTAGTGGAGGAACTTACTCAAGCGGGATCACGTTAGCTCAAGTAACATATGCCATGATCCGTAATGTCAATATAACTGATCCAGGTTTGCACGGCGTCGATGTTACCGCAACACTTTATAATTACGCAGGAGATGGCCGTAGAGCAAATGGAGGCAGTCGGTATGTTTGGATCGATCAAATAAAAACTAGTGGATTTGGTGATGATGGGATCACCACACACCATAGTGATTATATTTTTATTTCTAATTCTTATGCCCATCATCCTAGTGGCCGTTCGCATAAAAAAGGCTACTCCAATTCAAATGGAATTGAGGTGGATGACGGATCGCAACATGTCACTTTGGTGAATAATCATACAGCTTTTTGTTTTGGAGGAATCGAGATAAAAGCTCATGAAACAAGTTCTGCCGCATCCGATATTCAAATCATTGGTCATCTTTCGGAACATGATAATCGTTCTTACAATTTTAGACACATTGGTCACCATCAAGGAGACGATGCTTATTCCAAAACAGCATTTGGTATACGGGGAACTTTTCTTGCCGCTTGTTATCCACAATTAACAGAGCTTTACACAGCTTCTACCCCAAGAGCATTGGTTATATCAGCCTACCAAAAAGTAGCCATTCACCATTTCTTTGCTGTAACCAAACAAGAGGATCGCTCAGATAAAATCGCCTTATCAATCCAATATCGTGCAGGAGAAGTAGCAATCAAAGAAGTTCGTCTAAAAAATTATGAACAAGCAATAAAATCTGTTCGTATTGGAAAAGAAACCGGTAGAGTATATATGGATTGA
- a CDS encoding nicotinate phosphoribosyltransferase: MNTIHPDDSWALHTDLYQINMIKTYWELGKSDSHAVFEAYYRNNPFQSGYAIFAGLERVINYIQKLKFTKSDIDYLRSLATYPEEFLDYLGKFKFRGTIRSMIEGEVVFAGEPLIQVEGPLADCQLVETAILNILNYQTLIATKAANIKSIVKDEPVLEFGTRRAQEMDAAIWGTRAAYIGGCDATSNTRAGKIFGIPVSGTHAHSLVQVYRNDYDAFMAYATTHKDSVFLVDTYDTLRSGVPNAIRVAKELGDKMNFLGVRIDSGDMAYISKRVRQQLDDAGFTEAKIYASNDLDEKTILNLKMQGARIDVWGVGTKLITAYDQPALGAVYKLVSIEDEQGNMVDTLKLSSNAEKVSTPGKKQVWRITKNDGGKSQGDYITLWEERPDQKEELFMFHPVHTYINKTVTDFSARPLLKDIFVDGKLVYDLPKLIEIKMYAKNSLGMLWEEYKRNLNPEGYPVDLSQAAYDHKIKSIENARDNVKRFSEK, translated from the coding sequence ATGAATACGATACATCCAGATGACAGTTGGGCATTACACACTGATCTATACCAAATAAATATGATAAAGACCTATTGGGAATTAGGAAAATCAGATTCTCATGCGGTTTTTGAAGCATATTATAGAAATAACCCTTTTCAAAGCGGCTATGCTATTTTTGCTGGCTTAGAACGTGTGATCAATTACATTCAAAAATTGAAATTCACAAAGAGTGATATCGATTATTTAAGAAGTTTAGCTACTTATCCTGAAGAATTTTTAGATTACTTAGGAAAATTCAAATTTAGAGGAACGATCCGCTCCATGATTGAAGGGGAAGTTGTTTTTGCAGGTGAACCGCTCATTCAAGTGGAGGGACCATTAGCCGATTGTCAATTGGTAGAAACGGCTATTTTAAATATTTTGAATTATCAGACTTTGATTGCAACTAAAGCCGCTAATATCAAATCGATCGTAAAAGATGAACCAGTATTAGAATTTGGAACTAGAAGAGCGCAAGAAATGGACGCTGCTATTTGGGGAACAAGAGCAGCATATATTGGCGGATGCGACGCTACCAGCAATACACGTGCGGGTAAGATTTTTGGGATCCCAGTCAGTGGAACGCATGCTCATTCATTAGTGCAAGTTTATCGAAATGATTATGATGCTTTTATGGCATATGCTACAACGCATAAAGATAGTGTGTTTTTAGTGGATACGTACGATACTTTAAGATCCGGTGTTCCAAATGCTATTCGAGTTGCAAAAGAACTAGGCGATAAAATGAACTTTTTAGGTGTACGTATTGATAGCGGTGATATGGCATATATTTCAAAACGGGTACGCCAACAGCTTGATGATGCAGGCTTTACTGAAGCAAAAATATATGCATCAAATGATTTAGATGAAAAAACAATTTTAAATTTAAAAATGCAAGGTGCCCGCATTGATGTTTGGGGTGTGGGAACAAAATTGATCACGGCTTATGATCAACCTGCTTTGGGAGCTGTTTATAAATTAGTTTCTATTGAAGATGAGCAAGGAAATATGGTAGATACATTGAAGCTTTCCAGTAACGCTGAAAAAGTTTCCACCCCCGGAAAAAAACAGGTGTGGCGTATTACCAAAAATGATGGTGGAAAGTCTCAAGGAGATTATATTACACTATGGGAAGAAAGACCGGATCAAAAAGAAGAGTTGTTTATGTTCCATCCCGTTCACACCTACATTAATAAAACAGTAACCGATTTTAGCGCTAGACCCTTATTAAAAGACATTTTTGTGGATGGAAAATTAGTGTATGACCTGCCGAAATTAATCGAAATCAAAATGTATGCTAAAAACAGCTTAGGTATGCTCTGGGAAGAATACAAGCGTAACCTGAATCCAGAAGGTTATCCAGTAGATTTATCACAAGCTGCTTACGATCATAAAATCAAGTCTATTGAAAATGCACGTGATAATGTAAAGCGATTTTCTGAAAAATAG
- the nadE gene encoding ammonia-dependent NAD(+) synthetase, whose amino-acid sequence MSKLKEQIIKEMRVDPSIDPKVEIQKSVDFLKDYLKKHLFLKTLVLGISGGQDSTLVGKLSQLAIIELREETGDNEYQFIAIRLPYGEQADEKDAMDAIEFIGADKIVKVNVKPSVDATVQTLEDGGISISDFVKGNIKARQRMIIQYAIAGSHNGAVVGTDHSAEAVTGFYTKFGDGGTDINPIFRLNKRQGKALLKELRAPKELYEKIPTADLEEDKPSLPDEKALGVTYDQIDDYLEGKEVPKEAAQKIESWFLKTNHKRHLPITIFDDFWK is encoded by the coding sequence ATGTCAAAATTAAAAGAACAAATTATTAAAGAAATGCGTGTTGATCCATCTATTGATCCAAAAGTTGAAATCCAAAAAAGTGTCGATTTTTTGAAAGACTATTTGAAAAAGCATTTATTTTTAAAAACGTTGGTACTCGGTATCAGCGGAGGACAGGACTCAACATTAGTCGGAAAATTAAGCCAATTGGCTATAATTGAATTGCGAGAAGAGACTGGCGATAACGAATACCAATTTATTGCTATACGTCTTCCTTACGGCGAACAAGCAGATGAAAAAGATGCTATGGATGCCATTGAGTTCATCGGGGCAGATAAAATCGTTAAAGTAAACGTTAAGCCCAGCGTAGATGCAACAGTACAGACACTAGAAGATGGAGGCATATCCATTAGTGATTTTGTTAAAGGAAATATCAAGGCTCGTCAACGTATGATCATTCAATATGCTATAGCTGGAAGTCATAACGGAGCTGTAGTAGGAACGGATCACTCTGCGGAAGCTGTTACCGGATTTTATACAAAATTTGGCGATGGTGGGACAGATATCAATCCAATCTTTAGATTAAATAAACGTCAAGGAAAAGCCCTATTAAAAGAACTGAGAGCTCCTAAAGAGCTATACGAAAAAATACCTACGGCTGATCTAGAAGAAGATAAACCCTCTTTACCAGATGAAAAAGCCTTAGGTGTGACCTATGATCAAATTGATGATTATTTAGAAGGCAAAGAAGTACCAAAAGAAGCAGCTCAAAAAATTGAAAGCTGGTTCTTAAAAACAAACCATAAACGTCACTTACCGATTACGATATTTGATGATTTTTGGAAATGA
- a CDS encoding glycosyltransferase family 2 protein, with protein MEKLSLVVPCYNEEQTIPLFFTAVEKIRAALTNITIEYIFVNDGSKDHTLAVLREMAQQYPDSIKYLSFSRNFGKEAALYAGMEYSTGDYVAVMDVDLQDPPDLLPQMLHLIRHEAYDCIGTRRISRKGEPLFRSFLAKEFYRIMNRISAVEFVDGARDYRLMTRQMVEAVLSMTEVNRFSKGMFSWVGFDTKYLEYENKERVAGKSSWSIWSLFKYSLDAIVDFSDIPLAIASFVGLTSFIMAIFFMIAIIIRTVLFDDPTAGWPSLVTIILAIGGLQLFCLGIVGKYLGKTYLETKKRPIYILKETDKKNKK; from the coding sequence ATGGAAAAGCTTTCGCTTGTTGTTCCCTGTTACAATGAAGAGCAAACGATTCCCCTCTTTTTTACTGCGGTTGAAAAGATTCGAGCAGCGTTAACGAACATAACTATCGAATATATATTTGTCAACGATGGTTCAAAAGATCACACTTTGGCCGTATTAAGAGAAATGGCACAACAATACCCCGATTCTATTAAGTATTTATCTTTTTCACGAAATTTTGGCAAAGAAGCTGCTTTATATGCAGGAATGGAATATTCCACTGGCGACTACGTAGCTGTAATGGATGTCGATTTGCAAGATCCGCCTGATTTGTTGCCTCAAATGCTCCATTTGATAAGACATGAAGCATATGATTGCATAGGTACAAGAAGGATAAGTCGAAAGGGTGAGCCGCTTTTTCGCTCATTCTTGGCTAAAGAATTTTATCGGATCATGAATCGTATTTCAGCTGTTGAATTCGTAGACGGAGCAAGAGACTACAGACTAATGACTCGTCAAATGGTCGAGGCTGTTCTTTCTATGACTGAAGTCAATCGTTTTTCAAAAGGGATGTTCAGTTGGGTAGGGTTTGACACGAAATATTTAGAGTATGAAAATAAAGAACGGGTGGCTGGCAAATCTTCTTGGTCGATATGGTCTTTATTTAAATATTCATTAGATGCAATTGTCGATTTTTCAGATATCCCCTTGGCAATAGCTTCTTTTGTTGGATTGACGTCTTTTATAATGGCTATTTTCTTCATGATCGCAATTATCATTCGAACGGTATTATTTGACGATCCAACTGCAGGATGGCCTTCTCTAGTGACTATTATACTGGCTATTGGAGGGTTACAATTATTCTGCTTAGGAATAGTAGGCAAATACCTTGGGAAAACATATCTTGAAACGAAGAAGAGACCAATCTATATTCTGAAGGAAACAGATAAAAAAAATAAAAAATAA
- a CDS encoding LTA synthase family protein — MKKINKHKTNRSVYKESSIFINSLKTVLVGLSTAFIGNFLLQLFQNHYSFSLAVNFIFLWHTELFLLGVFLLFLLYLWIAAVIGSRWLSVLVMTVIIIAIGVATQQKMALRGEPLYPSDFLLINDLPFLIQMVDSKLILAVIIFLIGVVSLSIYILIKKKKNSSKRLDKSVEKKLSWLTRGSTFIITSSILFYSMGFSQPGNVLRYAYDRYAHWIPYSQQMNYYNNGFIGGFLYNIGVDAMEKPADYSKNQIIDIVQKYEEKASEINETRPAVINDVNIIYVMNESFSDPLALDGVTVSEDPIPTIRSLKERAVSGNILSQGYGGGTANIEFEALTGLSMEPMSASLTTPYTQLVSRMSELSSVVSYLKQQGYATTAIHPYNTTMYKRNEVYQNLGFTTFLNETNMTFLDRKDQNPYISDESAYQEILKKMQTTEESDFIHLVTMQNHMVYSGKYPNTDFSAQGTGNAEEAANYLQDLAYSDEALDGFLTTIEQLPEKTVVVFWGDHLPSFFSETNVQTNGSLKMHQTPLLIYSNFTENNDTVGTISPIYFMNHILEIANAQVTPFYALLMELEEALPAFEKGLYIERDTKAVSEKRGELSKETQELLKVYDAIQYDVTVGENYSKALNFFED; from the coding sequence ATGAAAAAAATAAACAAACACAAAACGAATCGATCTGTATATAAAGAGTCAAGTATTTTTATAAATAGTTTGAAAACGGTTTTAGTAGGGCTGAGTACAGCCTTCATTGGGAATTTTTTACTCCAACTTTTTCAAAATCACTATAGTTTTTCCTTAGCTGTTAATTTTATTTTTCTGTGGCATACAGAATTATTTTTACTGGGAGTATTTCTATTATTTCTGCTGTATTTATGGATAGCAGCAGTGATCGGTTCTCGTTGGTTGAGTGTTCTGGTTATGACAGTCATCATAATAGCAATAGGAGTGGCGACGCAACAGAAAATGGCCTTGCGAGGAGAACCGTTGTATCCTTCCGACTTTCTATTGATCAATGATTTGCCTTTTTTGATTCAAATGGTCGATAGTAAATTGATCTTAGCTGTTATTATTTTTTTGATCGGTGTAGTGAGTTTAAGTATTTATATTCTTATTAAAAAGAAAAAAAATAGTTCCAAACGATTGGATAAATCGGTCGAAAAGAAGTTGAGCTGGCTAACGAGAGGGAGTACTTTCATCATTACCAGCAGCATTCTTTTTTACAGTATGGGTTTCAGTCAGCCAGGTAATGTACTAAGGTATGCATATGATCGATACGCTCATTGGATACCTTATAGCCAGCAAATGAATTATTATAATAATGGATTTATAGGAGGGTTTTTGTATAATATTGGCGTAGATGCAATGGAAAAACCAGCTGATTATTCGAAAAACCAAATAATAGATATTGTTCAAAAGTATGAAGAAAAAGCATCTGAAATAAACGAAACCAGACCAGCGGTAATAAATGATGTGAATATTATATATGTAATGAATGAAAGCTTTTCAGATCCTTTAGCGCTTGATGGGGTAACCGTTTCAGAAGATCCTATTCCAACAATACGATCTTTGAAGGAAAGAGCAGTGAGTGGGAATATTTTATCTCAAGGTTATGGAGGCGGAACAGCCAATATTGAATTTGAAGCATTGACCGGATTGTCAATGGAACCAATGTCTGCGAGTCTAACGACACCTTACACGCAACTGGTTTCTAGGATGAGCGAGCTGTCATCAGTTGTCTCTTACCTAAAACAGCAAGGTTATGCAACAACCGCTATCCATCCTTACAATACAACAATGTATAAACGGAATGAAGTGTATCAAAATTTAGGATTCACAACATTTTTAAATGAAACAAATATGACGTTTTTAGATAGAAAAGATCAAAATCCTTATATTTCAGATGAATCTGCTTACCAAGAAATTTTGAAAAAAATGCAAACGACAGAAGAATCGGATTTTATTCATTTGGTTACTATGCAGAATCATATGGTTTACAGTGGTAAATACCCTAACACAGATTTTTCAGCTCAAGGAACGGGCAATGCCGAAGAAGCAGCTAATTATTTGCAGGATCTAGCTTATAGCGATGAGGCATTAGATGGTTTTTTGACCACTATAGAGCAGTTACCTGAAAAAACAGTCGTTGTTTTCTGGGGAGACCATCTGCCTAGCTTTTTTAGTGAAACTAATGTACAAACCAACGGAAGTTTAAAAATGCATCAGACTCCGCTGCTTATCTACTCTAATTTTACTGAAAATAATGATACGGTAGGGACCATTAGTCCAATCTATTTTATGAATCATATTTTAGAGATTGCTAATGCCCAAGTCACACCTTTTTATGCTCTTTTGATGGAATTAGAAGAGGCATTACCGGCTTTTGAAAAAGGGTTATATATTGAACGAGATACAAAAGCAGTGTCCGAAAAACGAGGTGAACTCTCAAAAGAAACGCAAGAGCTATTAAAGGTTTATGATGCGATTCAATACGATGTCACTGTTGGTGAAAATTACAGTAAAGCACTTAACTTCTTTGAAGATTAA